The following DNA comes from Pontibacillus halophilus JSM 076056 = DSM 19796.
GGTTCCTTTATTTGGGACTGATTACTTTCCTAAGGGAGTGGATGGCATGAAGCTCGACGAACTAGATCTTGATTCATCTGTACAGGAAACCGAAGACCGACCAAAGACGAAGCCATATTTGACTGCGTTAATCGGATGGAGCATTCCAGCAATAGAGGCTGCCCATCGCTTAAACCGACCATTCGTAGTGGTAGGTCCAATTGGGTTCGAAGAATATGCGGAGAAGCATGACATTGCCTTTATCGGTTGGGACTTTAACCGAATGAACGATAGTTCTGACCGCCTTTATTTGCAACTGAAAGACATGGGGGTAGAGCTTGCGGTGCCTCTTTATGAAGAGTGTGTAGAATGGGCTGGTGCGTTGAATGCACGCTTCCGGGAAGAACCAAGATTGTTCAACCGTTCCCTCCTTCTACGAGACAAGGGGCTTATGAAGCGTAAAGCACAAATCGCCGGGATTAAAGTTGGTGTATTTGAAGAGGCAAGAAGCACAGAAGATGTTAAACGCTTCTTAAAGCGAGTGAATGATGCACTACTCAAGATGGATGGGGATTACTATGAGCCAATCCACGTTAAACCGCTAGACAAAGCAGGATCTGTTGGCCACTTAGCCATTGATCGATTAGAAGATGTTGCGAAACTAACAGAAGAAGATTTCCCTTTGTTAATGGAAAGTCATCTAGACGGACAGGAATTCTCCTGTGAGGCTTTCGTTCATAAAGGTAAAATCCAATTCCTGAACATTACAGAGTACATTCGCCTTGGCTATTCAAACTTTGTGCCTGCTTCCGCATCCTTAGAAGAGAAGCGTCCACTCATTCATAAAGCGATTGAACAGCTTATTGAAGCGTTTGAAATTGAATATGGAGTTATCCACCCAGAGTATTTCATCATGCCTGATGGAACGCTTCATTTTGGTGAGGTTGCTGCGCGTGTACCGGGTGGCCATATCTTCGACCTTATTGAGAAGGCTCATGGATTTAATGCCTATGAAGCCCAAATTCTGTGTAGTGATCCGAACACAACTGAAGAAGAGCTCGCACAATTCTTCCCTTCCCCTACGGACTCAAGCGAATATGCAGGATGTCTGATGGTTCATCCACATGTGGATTATGTAGAAGAATTAACGGTACCAGAAGAACTTGAACAGCATCCGTATTTTGAGAAGCATGACATGTTTACACCTCCACAAGGAAAAGTTGCTCAGACAGATGGCTTTGGAAACCACTACGGCACCATCTTCTTTAAAGGGGAAGACCCAGAAGAGATGCGTAACCTACTTAAGATGTACGAAGAGTACAACTTCTTTAGGTAAGAAAGGAGAGTCACT
Coding sequences within:
- a CDS encoding ATP-grasp domain-containing protein, translated to MKLDELDLDSSVQETEDRPKTKPYLTALIGWSIPAIEAAHRLNRPFVVVGPIGFEEYAEKHDIAFIGWDFNRMNDSSDRLYLQLKDMGVELAVPLYEECVEWAGALNARFREEPRLFNRSLLLRDKGLMKRKAQIAGIKVGVFEEARSTEDVKRFLKRVNDALLKMDGDYYEPIHVKPLDKAGSVGHLAIDRLEDVAKLTEEDFPLLMESHLDGQEFSCEAFVHKGKIQFLNITEYIRLGYSNFVPASASLEEKRPLIHKAIEQLIEAFEIEYGVIHPEYFIMPDGTLHFGEVAARVPGGHIFDLIEKAHGFNAYEAQILCSDPNTTEEELAQFFPSPTDSSEYAGCLMVHPHVDYVEELTVPEELEQHPYFEKHDMFTPPQGKVAQTDGFGNHYGTIFFKGEDPEEMRNLLKMYEEYNFFR